A genomic region of Leishmania braziliensis MHOM/BR/75/M2904 complete genome, chromosome 33 contains the following coding sequences:
- a CDS encoding putative deoxyribodipyrimidine photolyase, whose protein sequence is MKRCRSRSPSTGSSAAEKRSHAEREEVALFLFRRDLRVVDNTGLQALCDEAAHRSISVLTAFFFNPIQCDKERNPYFGDAFFQFFCESLVDLDGAAQLSNGLVCLRGSDEECLRRIRDSGYEVKVLGFNEDYTPFALSRDRLLRDYAEKHGIVCVTGPHDYSLRPLDDVAKGPDQPYSVFTPFYKKFMAEHAHRVAEPLWGNVKKVQSMLVSQPKKHLEHHLVNPARLYTHMPQVQDHGGRAEGLKRLACVETLRRYADVRDDIAGDKTSHLSPHMKCGTVSTREVWHASVQALGTGHPFTRQLVWREFYAMLAFTRPRLLQGQLNSFLGKKNIMKATQPKQNAPFQPSYDNYTWNWKAEHFEAFKEGRTGVPLVDAAVRCLTATGWCHNRCRLVISNFAVKVLGIDWRECERWFATVAVDYDVANNNGGWLWSSGQGADAQPYFRTFNAFRQSERFDPDCKFIFQWVPELAEVPPSVVHKWEEYCAKDRDKATTNYSKKRDDMGKRGAYTTSYPVPIVDTKAATKAIIEEYKKYGKSKMN, encoded by the coding sequence ATGAAGCGCTGTCGCAGCCGCTCCCCGTCCACCGGCTCCTCGGCAGCAGAAAAGAGGTCGCacgcagagcgagaggaggtggctctgtttctcttccgcCGTGATCTGCGTGTGGTGGACAACACCGGCCTGCAGGCGCTCTGCGACGAGGCCGCGCACCGCTCCATCTCGGTGCTGACGGCGTTCTTCTTCAACCCGATTCAGTGCGACAAGGAGAGGAACCCGTACTTTGGCGACGCCTTTTTCCAGTTTTTCTGCGAGTCCCTCGTGGACTTGgacggtgcggcgcagctgagTAACGGTCTGGTGTGCCTGCGCGGCAGTGATGAGGAGTGCTTGAGGCGCATCCGTGATAGTGGCTACGAGGTGAAAGTGCTTGGATTCAACGAGGACTACACCccctttgctctctcccgtgatcggctgctgcgggaCTACGCGGAGAAGCATGGCATTGTATGCGTGACAGGGCCGCACGACTACTCGCTGCGTCCTCTGGATGACGTGGCCAAAGGCCCCGATCAACCGTACAGCGTCTTCACACCGTTCTACAAGAAGTTCATGGCGGAGCACGCCCACAGGGTGGCGGAGCCGCTGTGGGGAAACGTGAAGAAGGTACAGTCGATGCTGGTGTCGCAGCCGAAGAAGCACCTAGAGCATCACCTGGTGAACCCTGCTCGACtgtacacacacatgccGCAGGTGCAGGACCACGGCGGCCGTGCAGAGGGGCTGAAACGACTGGCGTGCGTGGAGACACTGAGGAGGTACGCGGATGTTCGCGACGACATTGCAGGAGACAAAACATCGCACCTCAGCCCGCACATGAAGTGTGGCACGGTGTCGACGCGGGAGGTGTGGCACGCCAGTGTGCAGGCTCTCGGCACTGGGCACCCCTTCACTCGTCAACTTGTGTGGCGGGAGTTCTATGCGATGCTGGCCTTCACGCGCCCACGACTCCTGCAAGGGCAGCTGAACTCCTTCCTTGGCAAAAAGAATATCATGAAGGCGACACAGCCGAAGCAGAATGCGCCGTTCCAGCCGTCCTACGACAATTACACGTGGAACTGGAAGGCAGAGCACTTTGAGGCCTTCAAAGAGGGGCGCACTGGTGTACCGCTtgtcgacgccgccgtgCGATGCTTGACTGCCACCGGATGGTGTCACAACCGTTGCCGCTTAGTCATCTCCAACTTTGCTGTCAAGGTGTTGGGGATCGACTGGCGCGAGTGTGAGCGCTGGTTTGCGACAGTGGCTGTGGACTACGACGTCGCGAACAACAACGGTGGTTGGCTTTGGTCCTCGGGCCAGGGTGCAGACGCGCAGCCGTACTTCCGCACCTTCAACGCCTTTCGCCAGTCAGAGCGCTTTGACCCGGACTGCAAGTTCATCTTCCAGTGGGTGCCTgagctggcggaggtgcCGCCGAGCGTGGTGCACAAGTGGGAGGAGTACTGTGCAAAGGACAGAGACAAAGCAACGACCAACTACTCGAAGAAGCGGGATGAcatgggaaagagaggggcgtACACCACGTCGTACCCCGTGCCGATTGTCGACACCAAGGCCGCCACTAAGGCAATCATCGAAGAGTACAAGAAGTACGGCAAGTCCAAGATGAACTAG